A segment of the Candidatus Sumerlaea chitinivorans genome:
AGCGGCGCTGCAAACGTCCGTCCTTGATCTCTTGAATCGTAACTGTTTGCCATCCTACGGCAAAGAAGGTCAAGCGAAATTCATCGCCAGAAGCTTCTCCGACTCGCTCGGGCTGAACAATAACAAGATCCCCGACCAGCCGACAAATGATTTTCGCGTGACAACTTTCCGTGCTCCATTCAACACCCCAGCGACAATAAAGCTCGGATCCCATTCGAATAAACGGAGTTCATGACATGGAGCGTAGCCCAGTTCGCCAACTTGTGGTCATCGAGGGTCGACCTGAGTGGCGAAATGTCGAACTTTCTCCTCTCAAGCCCAAGTTTCTTCGCGTTCGAACGCTTTTTTCTGGTGTTAGCCAAGGGACGGAACTGCTCGCGTTTGAGTTAAACGCTTCGCCGGACTTGCCCCCCCACCCATTGGGGTATCAGGTTGCTGGAGAAGTCATTGAGCTGGGGTCGGAAGGGGCAGGTGGCTTCCAAGTGGGTGACCGCGTCGCGTGCTATGGGGCCCCTTACGTCAGTCACTCGCAGGTGGTAGATGTTCCGTATCTACTGGCCACGCGTGTGCCTCACGCGATGCCACTGCCCCATGCTGCCTTTTGCGGTTTGGGAGCGATTGCGCTCCACGCTTTCCGTGTCGCCCGACTTTCGCTTGGGGAAGTTGCTGTTGTCATCGGACTTGGCATGCTCGGCAACTTGATTGCGCAGTTTGGCCGAATCGCAGGTTGTCGGGTGGTTGCAACAGATCTGGCGCAGTCTCGGGCCGAGATTGCGCGATCGGTTGGAATCGAGGTCGCACCTTCGTGGGATTCGCTGGTTGATCGCGTGAAAGGTTTTTCAATGGGCAATGGTGCCGACGCGGTGTTTCTTGCCGTGAACCGCTGCTCTGAGGAGTTGCTGAGGCGCGCTACCGAGCTTTTGCGTTTGCGTGGGCGGCTCGTGATCGTCGGAACGGCTGACGCCCAACTGCCACGAGAAGCGCTCTTCGCGCGCGAAGCCGAGCTCATCGTGTCGCGCGCTGGAGGGCCGGGACGCTACGATTCCAACTATGAAACCGCATGTGTAGATTATCCCTACGGTTACGTCCGCTGGACAGAAGGTCGAAACGTGGCCGAATATGTCCGGCTTGCAGCGGAGGGCGCTCTGCAGGTTACGCCGCTCCTCACGGATCTTGTCCCAGTCAGCGAGTTTGCGAAGACGTATGAGAGCCTTTCGTCTGCTCCTGAGAAACATTTGGGCGTGGTGTTTGATTGGCGCGAGGAAAGTGTTTGAGATGCGTAATTGACGATCGCCCTTGCGCAAGGATTTGCAGCATTCCTTGCTTGTGCTTCAGGATCTGCATTTGCTAAAAACTTCCCACCAAATGCCGAGACAACTGGTTCATAGGTATCTCAAATTTTGTCTGGCGATCGGCTTAGTTTTCCTCGCCGGCTGCGCGCCTCCGCGCGCGGATCGAACTCCCGGTCAACCTCTCAGGGTAATCGCGACAACGAGCATCATCACGGACACTGTGCGCCAAGTTGGCGGCGACCGGATTCAGCTCCGTGGCCTGATGGGGCCGGGCGTAGATCCCCATCTTTACAAAGCAAGCGAAGGTGACGTCCAGAGGCTGGCAGAAGCGGATATTGTCTTTTACAACGGCCTCCATCTGGAAGCCAAACTCACAGATGTCTTCGTGAAGATGGGGCGACACGTGCGAGCTGTGCCAGTGACCCGAGATATCCCGCGTGAGCGACTGATTTACCCCTCTGACGCCGAGGAAGCCCCCGATCCTCACGTGTGGTTCGACGTTCAGCTCTGGAAGTTCGCAGTTCAAACCATCCGAGACGTTCTTTGTGAGGCGGACCCTGAGAGTTCGGCCGTCTTTGCCCAAAACGCCTCCCGCTACTTGGACGAACTCGAGGTGTTGGATTCGTGGGTGCGCCGAGAGATGCAAGCCATCCCCAATGAACAACGGGTACTCATCACGGCCCACGACGCATTTAATTACTTCGGTAGGGCATACGATATAGAAGTCCGTGGCTTACAAGGTATCAGCACTGTCGCTGAGGCCGGCACTGCCGACGTCGAGCAACTCGCCCGGCTGATCGCTCAACGTCGTATTCGGGCGATCTTTGTGGAAACGTCCGTCCCTGTGCGCACCATTCAGGCGATGCGGCAGACCGTGCGAGCCTTAGGTTGGAACGTAGAAATCGGCGGTGAGTTATTCTCGGATGCTTTGGGTTCGCCTGACACACCCGCTGCATCGTATGTGGGAATGGTGCGCTACAATGTTGAGACAATCGTGAGGGCGCTGAAACCATGAGTGCTACCCAGAGAAGAACGGATAAGGATACGTCCTTGATGGGGCCAACCTCAACAAAACCCGAGAATTCCGCTGACCAGTGGGCTGTGGAAGTGAGTGATCTTACGGTTGCCTACCATGAGAAGCCAGTCCTTTGGGATGTGGATTTGGTGGTACCCGCCGGCGTTCTCATGGCGATCGTTGGGCCCAATGGTGCCGGGAAATCAACACTCCTGAAGGCGATTCTTGGACTCGTCCCCATTGCCGCTGGCCGCGTGCTCATCTTCGGGCGCCCGCTGACCGAAACCCGGCATCTTGTGGCCTATATGCCCCAGCGCGAGAGCGTCGACTGGCAGTTTCCTACGACTGTCCTCGATGTTGTGGTCATGGGGCTTTACGGAAAGCTGGGATGGTTTCGCCGGCCCGGCAGGCGAGAGCGCGCCCTTGCCTGCGCAGCACTGGAAAAAGTCGGGATGACCGCTTTTGCGCACCGACAAATCAGCCAGCTTTCGGGCGGTCAACAGCAACGTGTGTTCCTTGCACGAGCCCTTGTTCAGGATGCACAGGTGTACCTTATGGATGAACCATTTCAGGGGGTGGATGCCACCACCGAGCGTGCGACAATCACCCTCCTGCAGGAACTCCGCGCACAAGGCAAAACCGTTCTTGTTGTCCATCATGATTTGCAGACTGTGCCCGAGTACTTCGACTGGGTCACTCTGATCAATGTTCGTCGGATTGCATGTGGCCCGGTGGCAGAAGTTTTTACGGAACATAATCTGCGACGCGCGTATGGCGGACGCCTCTCATTCCTCAGTGAAGTGGCACAAGCAGAGGGAGGGCGCTGAGCGATGCTGGCGCAAGAGACAACGTCTTGGGCGATGGTGCTTACGAGCCACACGCTCCGGACAGTGGCCCTCGGTGCGGCCGTCTTAGGGGCAGTGAGTGGCGTATTAGGGAGTTTTGCCGTTTTGCGGCGCCAGAGCCTGATCGGTGATACTGTCTCTCATGCGGCGCTTCCCGGAATCGCATTGGCGTTTCTACTCACAGGGACCCGATCGCCTCTTCTGCTCCTTCTGGGAGCAGCACTGGCGGGACTGCTGAGCACAATGTTTGTGGTTTTACTGCTGAACACATCAAAGCTGAAGGAGGACACGGCGCTCGGTATTGTGCTCTCCGTGTTCTTCGGCACGGGCTTGATGCTTCTGACGTTTGTTCAGCGGCTCCCGAACGCGAATCAAGCTGGACTGGACCGCTATTTGTTCGGCCAAGCAGCGGCCTTGCTTTACGAGGACATTTGGATCATGGTGTGGTGTGGGGTTGTGGCGCTGGTTCCCCTGCTGGCCTTCTGGAAAGAGTTCAAGATCATCACCTTCGATCGTCAGTTCGCGGCAAGTATTGGCCTGCCGGTTCAGCGTTTTGACATGCTAATGACGACGCTCCTTGTGGTAGCCATTGTCATGGGGCTCCAGATGGTGGGAGTTGTTTTAATGAGCGCAATGATCGTTGCGCCGGGGGCGGCCGCGAGGCAGTGGACGAACCGCCTTGGTTGGATGGTTGCGCTTTCTGCTCTGTTTGGCTCGGTGTCCGGCGCCTTCGGAGCGTTCTTGAGCAGCCTTGCGCCGCGCTTGCCGGCTGGCCCCATTATTGTCCTATGTGCTACGAGTTTTGCCCTGCTGTCGCTCTTATTCGCGCCCGCCCACGGGGTGATGTGGGCTTGGGTTCGACAGTGGATCGCTCGGCGGCGCTTTGCGGCAGAGACCGCTCTCGTGAATCTCTATGAACTTGCGACGCAGCATGGGGATTGGGCCCATCCGCACAGTACAGGAGCAATTCGAGCGATGAGCCCGACCGCAGTAGGTCTGCGTGGCTCGTTACGGCGCCTCGTGGCTCAAGGGCTCGTGGTGGCAACCTCAGATGGCAAGTGGGCGCTGACCAAAGAGGGGCAAGCCGAAGCCGAACGCATCATTCGTTCACTTGGGCAGAGAGAAAGTGTACAATGACGCAAGTGCAGCTTGAAATCCTTCTCATTGCCGTCATGGTTGCGGTGGGGTGTGCCCTACCCGGTACCTATCTTGTGTTGCGTCGGATGGCGCTGATGAGCGACGCCATCAGCCATTCGATTTTGCTGGGTATCGTTTTGGCTTACTTTTGGGTTCGCGACTTGAGCTCTCCGTTTCTTGTGGCAGCAGCGACCCTCACAGGGGTCTTGACGGTGACCCTCGTGGAACTGCTGGTGAACACTCGTCGCATCTACAATGACGCTGCGATCGGGCTCGTATTCCCCGCGTTATTCAGCGTTGGTGTATTGCTCATCTCCCGCAACGCAGCACACGTCCACTTGGACACGGATGCGGTTCTATTGGGCGAATTGGCCTTTGCCCCCTTCAATCGCTTCGAGGTGGAGGGTCACGATTTGGGGCCTCTATCCGCATGGGTTATGGGGGGAATTTTGCTCCTCAACGTCCTCTTTGTCACAGTGTTTTACAAAGAGCTCAAGCTGGCGAGCTTTGATGCGGCCCTCGCTGCAGCCCAAGGCTTCATGCCTACCCTTCTTCATTATTCCTTGATGACGTTAGTGAGCGTGACGGCGGTGGGAGCATTTGACGCCGTTGGAAGTGTTCTGGTCGTTGCGTTCATGGTGGTCCCTCCGGCAACTGCCCTTCTGTTGAGCGATCGACTGTCGCGAGTGCTACTTTTAGCGGCGCTTTTTGGGGTCGGGAGCGCAGTCGTTGGGTATTGGGTGGCGCACTTTCTTGACGCCTCCATTGCTGGCTCCATGGCAAGTATGGCAGGCATGATGTTTCTTTTGGTCTACCTCTTTGCACCCAACCGGGGCTTGGTCGCGCAAGCGCGGAGGCGCGCCGCGCAGCGGCTCGAATTCGCGATTCAGATGCTGGTCGTCCACCTTCTCCATCACGAATTGCGCCCTGAGGCTGAGACGGAAAACCGAATTGACCACTTGGAGTACCACATTGCTTGGACGAGAGCGTTCGCGCAGGAAGTTGTCCGTCGAGCGGTTGCTATGGGTGTGGTGACGGAACGGGACGGCCGACTGTTCCTTACCGACTCAGGGCGTGTGCTTGCCACCCAAACAATGGCGGAATAGGCTGGAGTGGGACTCTAAGGCTTGTTCCCCCTTCATTGCCTGCGCGCCTTACCCAATGCAGGCAACACAGCCCAGCGGCAACGAACAGCCCAGCATAGCCAAGCATCGTACGCTGACCGACGGGTGTTAAGCGTGGCTTCTCTTCTTCTTGAGCTCGGCGGCAGTGGCGAGAGCCGCTTGCGCTTCTTTTTCCACACCTACGTGGCGATAAGCTTCTGCAAGGTGCATCCACGCTGCAATGAACTCAGGATTGAGTTCCACACAGCGTCGGAATTCGGCAGCGGCCTCCAGATACATGCCAGCCCGCAAATACTCTCGACCGAGCTCAAAGTGCGCCCGTTCGTCGAGTGCATCTTGGAGAATCAAATTTCGCCACTTAGCGACGCGGTCCTGACGTAGGGGTTGAACTGCTTCCACGGGGCCCTTCTCTTTCGTATCCACAATTGAGGAATTGGCCTCGAGCCCATTCTACAAAGGGCTGAAGACCTTGCGTCAAATACACCGTTTCGTCGGGAGAATTTGGAATGCCGTTGAGCTTCTTGAAGTGAGCCAGTTGCGGCATCCAAATGAAATCGCGTGCAAAGAAGAAGTGCGAAATCACCCATCGCCCGCCCTCTTGGATGAGCAATGTTTCGTAATCCACTGGCGAACCCGTGGAGTGATCCGTAACACGCGCGACGGCGTATGGTTTGTGGAGTGCTTGCGAGACCTTAGGTTCTTTCTCGGCAGACTTTGGCATGTTGCGCAAGAAGGCTTGTAGCACAAAAAGTTTGAGTTGTTCGGGGGTGCCTGTGAGCGTACCCGAGCTGAGAAGATCGGCCAAGTGCTTGTAATTGGCCTCGAACCATTTGACGTCCTCGCTACTGAGTGAAAAATAAAGCTCCTTCACACCGGCGGGGTCCCCAGCTTGAATGCGCTTTACCGCGTCAAAATACTTTGGCCAGAGCGTGCTGAACGGCACATTCTCAATGTAAGGCAACGGGGTTGGCGTGGGAGTGGGGCTTGGGCTGGCTCCGGGCGCTGCGGGCGTTGATGCAGGAGGAGGCGTTGCCGGCCGTGGCGCAGGAGCACCGGGTTCGGGTGCAGGTCCTACAGCGTCGGGTGGAACAACCACGTCTGGCCCAAGAGCGGCAGGGGGGGCTTGAGCTACGACGAAGGCTGGGCGTCCCGCCACGAGCGCTTGCTCTGGCATGCTCCCACTCGCGAACACGGAGAGCGAGTCGTCGGACTTATGCGCGGCGTTAGCAGCTGCGGTGCAGCTCAGTACTGACATGCAGAAAAATATCGCCGCGAGAGGCGTCGCCCCCCGGCGATCGGAACTCGGGTAGAAACTTGCCCCATCGATCAAGAACCGTTTTTGAACCGCATGTCCTATGTGTCTCACCGTGCCGTCCCTTCGCACTCTGTTGTGCCTTATTGTCTTACCAAAGCCGATTCGGTAGGAGCCTTGGCCGCTGCCCTATTGTTTCTCTCGCATAAATGGGCTGTAAAGATGCTTTGTGTTAGAATATGCGTTCAAGCGTCAAATCTTGGTTTCAACAGGATTTCGCCTTGCCCACTGGCTCCAAGGCATATGAACCCACAAAATCTGAAGGGTGGGTTGTATTTTTATGTTAGAAAATCTTCAAAAAGGGTAGTGGCATAAGAGTTCGCAATGGGAAACATTCTAAATTCCAGCAACGGAGCACGAGATCGTTATCGGTTGCGGCGCGCTCGATATCGGGAGTTCTTTGCACAACGCGTCGCGGACGAGCCGAATGTGACGATAGCTCCAGAATTGGTTCGGCAAATCGATATGGCGGCTAAGGCATTAGCGACGGAAAACGAGCAACTCCGCGAGGCACTCAAGCGCCACAAAGCGGATTTCGATAACTTCCGGCGTCGTACGCAAAAAGAAAAAGAGGAGCTCCGCGACGCAGCAAACGAAGCTTTTATTGCCAAGCTGTTGCCGGTGCTTGATAACTTCGAGCGGGCGTTAGCAAGCGCGCAAACCGCCACGGACGTGGCCGCTGTACGTCAGGGGATCGAGATGGTTTCGGCGCAGCTGAATTCTTTGCTCCAGTCCGAAGGACTCACAAGAATTGACGCCGCTGGAGTGCCCTTCGACCCGCAGACGCACGAGGCGCTTTCCGTCGAAGAACGAACCGATGTTCCCGATGGTCAGGTCGTCGAGGTGCTGCAGGCCGGTTATAAGTACAAGGATCGCGTGATTCGGCCGGCGTTGGTCAAGGTGGCCAAACATCCGTCGTCGGCCGCTGCGCAGAAATAGTCCCCGCCCAAACCGTCCTTCTGGCGGCGGCGGCGAGGAGGCCCTCTTCCTGTTTCCCAAAGGGGGGGGCAAGGCATGTTTGCCCATCGAGGTTGGTTCCGGCACGACAAGTCGAGAAGTAGATATGGAATCCGGAGCGCATGTTCGCAAAGCGAGGTTGACCGATGAGCGAGCAGACATCCGCAAATTTCTATCTACTCGTTCAAACCCACGCGATGCAAGCCCTGCTCGCGTGTCAGGGGGGAACCTTGGGAGATAAAACTATAGAGCGAGACTTGGGCCTGGCACGTGTGGAGATTTCACTTTTGGAAATGCTGCAGGAGAAAACGCGCGGGAATCTTACTACGGAAGAAGCTGCGTTTTTGGCAGATGCGCTGCACGAATGTCGGATGGCTTTCGTGCGTGCAGTGGACGAGGAGGCGAAAACCAATCCGAAAGAGAAAACTTCCGCGACAGAATCCTCAGGATCTCCGGGTGGCGACGAGCCTTCCGAAGTCGCGGCAGGGGAGGCGCAGGCAGCCGCCAAGGCCACGGCTACCAGTTCCTCGGGTGCGCCGCTGGATTCTAACGGAGG
Coding sequences within it:
- a CDS encoding putative zinc-binding dehydrogenase, which codes for MERSPVRQLVVIEGRPEWRNVELSPLKPKFLRVRTLFSGVSQGTELLAFELNASPDLPPHPLGYQVAGEVIELGSEGAGGFQVGDRVACYGAPYVSHSQVVDVPYLLATRVPHAMPLPHAAFCGLGAIALHAFRVARLSLGEVAVVIGLGMLGNLIAQFGRIAGCRVVATDLAQSRAEIARSVGIEVAPSWDSLVDRVKGFSMGNGADAVFLAVNRCSEELLRRATELLRLRGRLVIVGTADAQLPREALFAREAELIVSRAGGPGRYDSNYETACVDYPYGYVRWTEGRNVAEYVRLAAEGALQVTPLLTDLVPVSEFAKTYESLSSAPEKHLGVVFDWREESV
- a CDS encoding Manganese ABC transporter, periplasmic-binding protein SitA, yielding MRKDLQHSLLVLQDLHLLKTSHQMPRQLVHRYLKFCLAIGLVFLAGCAPPRADRTPGQPLRVIATTSIITDTVRQVGGDRIQLRGLMGPGVDPHLYKASEGDVQRLAEADIVFYNGLHLEAKLTDVFVKMGRHVRAVPVTRDIPRERLIYPSDAEEAPDPHVWFDVQLWKFAVQTIRDVLCEADPESSAVFAQNASRYLDELEVLDSWVRREMQAIPNEQRVLITAHDAFNYFGRAYDIEVRGLQGISTVAEAGTADVEQLARLIAQRRIRAIFVETSVPVRTIQAMRQTVRALGWNVEIGGELFSDALGSPDTPAASYVGMVRYNVETIVRALKP
- a CDS encoding Manganese ABC transporter, ATP-binding protein SitB; translation: MGPTSTKPENSADQWAVEVSDLTVAYHEKPVLWDVDLVVPAGVLMAIVGPNGAGKSTLLKAILGLVPIAAGRVLIFGRPLTETRHLVAYMPQRESVDWQFPTTVLDVVVMGLYGKLGWFRRPGRRERALACAALEKVGMTAFAHRQISQLSGGQQQRVFLARALVQDAQVYLMDEPFQGVDATTERATITLLQELRAQGKTVLVVHHDLQTVPEYFDWVTLINVRRIACGPVAEVFTEHNLRRAYGGRLSFLSEVAQAEGGR
- a CDS encoding Manganese ABC transporter, inner membrane permease protein SitC, translated to MLAQETTSWAMVLTSHTLRTVALGAAVLGAVSGVLGSFAVLRRQSLIGDTVSHAALPGIALAFLLTGTRSPLLLLLGAALAGLLSTMFVVLLLNTSKLKEDTALGIVLSVFFGTGLMLLTFVQRLPNANQAGLDRYLFGQAAALLYEDIWIMVWCGVVALVPLLAFWKEFKIITFDRQFAASIGLPVQRFDMLMTTLLVVAIVMGLQMVGVVLMSAMIVAPGAAARQWTNRLGWMVALSALFGSVSGAFGAFLSSLAPRLPAGPIIVLCATSFALLSLLFAPAHGVMWAWVRQWIARRRFAAETALVNLYELATQHGDWAHPHSTGAIRAMSPTAVGLRGSLRRLVAQGLVVATSDGKWALTKEGQAEAERIIRSLGQRESVQ
- a CDS encoding Manganese ABC transporter, inner membrane permease protein SitD; protein product: MTQVQLEILLIAVMVAVGCALPGTYLVLRRMALMSDAISHSILLGIVLAYFWVRDLSSPFLVAAATLTGVLTVTLVELLVNTRRIYNDAAIGLVFPALFSVGVLLISRNAAHVHLDTDAVLLGELAFAPFNRFEVEGHDLGPLSAWVMGGILLLNVLFVTVFYKELKLASFDAALAAAQGFMPTLLHYSLMTLVSVTAVGAFDAVGSVLVVAFMVVPPATALLLSDRLSRVLLLAALFGVGSAVVGYWVAHFLDASIAGSMASMAGMMFLLVYLFAPNRGLVAQARRRAAQRLEFAIQMLVVHLLHHELRPEAETENRIDHLEYHIAWTRAFAQEVVRRAVAMGVVTERDGRLFLTDSGRVLATQTMAE
- a CDS encoding Heat shock protein GrpE, which produces MGNILNSSNGARDRYRLRRARYREFFAQRVADEPNVTIAPELVRQIDMAAKALATENEQLREALKRHKADFDNFRRRTQKEKEELRDAANEAFIAKLLPVLDNFERALASAQTATDVAAVRQGIEMVSAQLNSLLQSEGLTRIDAAGVPFDPQTHEALSVEERTDVPDGQVVEVLQAGYKYKDRVIRPALVKVAKHPSSAAAQK